The proteins below are encoded in one region of Rhodopirellula islandica:
- the cls gene encoding cardiolipin synthase: protein MWTSPKQVAIAMFQRSKPTSESADASVETPEPRSKKRRAFAAFVMFMHVLGALTSIQAVMSTRTSQGAVAWAVSLNTLPYVAVPAYWALGQSKFDGYDLLRRSEQLASSEVVKLTRTELEEDDLLLVPQTPSEKSQSRLLNRLSRLPITTGNSAKLLIDGQATFDAILDSIDQAEEYVLFQFYILRDDNLGQRCKAAFLKKAAEGVRVFVLYDELGSKDLSPEYIQELRSGGVEISPFNTTQGKGNRFRLNFRNHRKIVVVDGKVAFVGGHNVGDEYLGDHPVLTPWRDTHVELRGPVVLCIQAPFVEDWNWATGSLPQLQWNPVREEGGEVVAACLPTGPADMLETGTLFFLHAINSAKDRLWIVSPYFIPDEQLMSALQLAALRGVDVRILIPQNPDHLHVYWSGISYLEEAKEAGIQIYRYQPGFLHQKVWLIDDSTSLIGTANLDNRSMRLNFEITMLMINQEFAKEVEAMLEADFAKSELASAAEYTESSLPYRFLVRVCRLLAPIQ, encoded by the coding sequence ATGTGGACGTCACCAAAACAAGTTGCCATCGCCATGTTCCAACGCAGCAAACCAACCTCTGAATCCGCGGACGCTTCCGTTGAAACCCCCGAGCCGAGGTCCAAAAAGAGGCGGGCCTTTGCCGCATTTGTGATGTTCATGCATGTGCTCGGCGCCCTGACATCGATTCAAGCCGTGATGTCGACACGCACCTCGCAAGGTGCCGTGGCCTGGGCGGTCAGCCTCAACACGTTGCCATACGTCGCCGTCCCCGCGTACTGGGCACTCGGGCAGTCAAAATTTGATGGATACGATCTGCTGCGACGCAGCGAACAACTCGCAAGCAGCGAGGTCGTCAAACTCACTCGAACGGAACTCGAGGAAGACGATCTCTTGCTGGTACCTCAAACACCCTCCGAAAAAAGCCAGTCGCGTCTTCTCAACCGCCTGAGCCGACTTCCCATCACCACCGGCAACTCCGCCAAACTGTTGATCGATGGGCAAGCAACATTTGATGCCATCCTGGACAGCATCGACCAAGCCGAAGAGTACGTGCTCTTTCAGTTCTACATTTTGCGAGACGACAACCTGGGGCAAAGGTGCAAAGCCGCTTTTCTCAAAAAGGCCGCCGAAGGTGTCCGCGTGTTCGTGCTCTACGATGAACTGGGCAGCAAAGACCTGTCGCCTGAGTACATTCAGGAACTCCGCAGCGGCGGCGTCGAAATCTCTCCCTTCAACACAACACAGGGGAAAGGCAACCGGTTCCGACTGAATTTCAGAAACCACCGCAAGATTGTGGTGGTGGACGGCAAGGTGGCTTTTGTAGGAGGGCACAACGTCGGTGATGAATACCTCGGCGATCACCCGGTGCTCACTCCCTGGCGTGACACCCACGTCGAACTTCGCGGTCCGGTCGTGCTCTGCATTCAAGCCCCCTTCGTGGAAGACTGGAACTGGGCCACAGGATCGCTTCCCCAACTTCAATGGAATCCCGTCCGCGAGGAAGGAGGTGAAGTCGTCGCCGCGTGTTTGCCGACTGGACCGGCGGACATGCTTGAAACAGGAACGCTGTTCTTCCTGCACGCAATCAATTCTGCCAAGGACCGTTTGTGGATCGTCAGTCCGTACTTCATTCCTGATGAGCAATTGATGTCAGCGTTGCAACTGGCGGCCCTTCGCGGAGTCGATGTCCGGATTCTGATTCCGCAAAACCCTGATCACCTGCATGTCTATTGGTCAGGAATCTCTTACCTGGAAGAAGCCAAAGAAGCAGGCATCCAGATCTACCGCTACCAGCCTGGTTTCTTGCACCAAAAAGTCTGGTTGATCGATGACTCTACTTCGCTGATTGGGACGGCGAATCTCGACAACCGATCGATGCGATTGAACTTCGAAATCACGATGCTGATGATCAACCAAGAATTCGCGAAGGAAGTCGAAGCCATGCTGGAAGCGGATTTTGCCAAAAGCGAACTTGCGTCGGCGGCCGAGTACACCGAAAGTTCACTTCCCTATCGGTTCCTGGTTCGTGTCTGCCGTCTGCTCGCCCCCATCCAATGA
- a CDS encoding RNA 2'-phosphotransferase — translation MNNDPSLVSTSKFLSLVLRHQPEVIGLKPDAEGWLAMPMHLFKRAEEENAPAMTRSPTTFRGCGHPPHRLRRNGTLPSDSFLP, via the coding sequence ATGAACAATGATCCATCGCTCGTTTCGACCAGCAAATTCCTGAGCTTGGTTCTGCGGCACCAACCCGAGGTCATTGGCCTGAAGCCGGACGCAGAGGGCTGGCTCGCCATGCCAATGCACCTGTTCAAGAGAGCGGAAGAAGAGAACGCTCCCGCTATGACAAGGAGTCCAACCACCTTTCGCGGATGCGGGCATCCACCCCATCGCCTACGAAGAAACGGAACATTACCGAGTGACTCGTTCCTTCCTTGA
- a CDS encoding tryptophan halogenase family protein: METDDTTVLHHDQQLGDSPSANAPHIVVVGGGTAGWMSAATLKRRLGCRVTVVESARVPPIGVGEATIPAIVDWIENMGIDEDDFIRRTGATYKLAIRFDNWVEPQHRYWHPFGICGSPIDGVDLIHTWQRGVRQGWIPVESKYTDYSFQRELCERGRGPRAPGQPSLAHNYAFHLDAGKLAAFLQEIAINEGVQHVVADVCGAAHDEQGNIQSLSLDGQTAVAGDLFIDCSGFASVLIEREMRSEWTDWSGQLICDRAITMRRPRNELGDDEESSAELPPFTISTGMNSGWSWQIPLHENTGCGYVFSSAHISDEDARSELIDLVGGDGETMETRVVPMRVGMRPMSWVGNCVSIGLSAGFVEPLESTGIFLVQRALDELVECLPTTILPGVFDKRSCDTQSFNTRMTEVYAQVRDFVLMHYVVSQRRDTAFWKEAATVALPDSLARLLEEYTRTGRVLMPQRDPTFLDVNHHYILSPAGVQPGCLPGARDSQPGTAQFLEHIRSTHTEIAMRLPSHASLIDTIHP; encoded by the coding sequence ATGGAAACGGACGACACCACGGTGCTGCATCACGACCAACAACTTGGTGACAGTCCCTCGGCCAACGCCCCTCACATCGTTGTCGTCGGTGGTGGGACGGCGGGGTGGATGAGTGCCGCGACGTTGAAACGTCGACTCGGATGCCGTGTCACCGTGGTTGAATCGGCTCGTGTTCCACCGATCGGTGTGGGCGAAGCGACGATCCCAGCGATCGTGGATTGGATCGAGAACATGGGCATCGACGAGGATGATTTCATCCGCCGGACCGGTGCGACTTACAAACTCGCGATTCGGTTCGACAACTGGGTCGAACCCCAACACCGTTACTGGCACCCGTTTGGGATTTGCGGCAGCCCCATCGATGGCGTGGACCTGATTCACACCTGGCAACGGGGAGTTCGCCAGGGCTGGATCCCCGTCGAATCCAAGTACACCGACTACAGCTTCCAACGCGAACTGTGCGAACGAGGGCGCGGTCCGCGTGCGCCTGGTCAACCGAGTCTTGCGCACAACTACGCGTTTCATCTCGACGCGGGAAAGCTGGCTGCCTTCCTGCAAGAGATTGCTATCAACGAAGGCGTCCAGCACGTTGTCGCGGACGTGTGCGGCGCGGCCCACGATGAGCAAGGCAACATCCAATCCCTTTCACTGGATGGGCAAACCGCCGTGGCAGGGGACCTGTTCATCGACTGCAGCGGATTCGCGAGTGTGCTGATTGAACGAGAGATGCGATCAGAGTGGACCGACTGGTCCGGGCAATTGATCTGTGATCGCGCCATCACGATGCGTCGGCCTCGCAATGAATTGGGCGATGATGAAGAGTCTTCCGCTGAACTGCCGCCGTTCACGATCAGCACCGGAATGAACTCCGGTTGGTCCTGGCAAATCCCTCTGCACGAGAACACGGGTTGCGGCTATGTGTTTTCGTCGGCTCACATCAGCGACGAAGACGCCCGAAGCGAACTGATCGACTTGGTCGGTGGCGACGGGGAAACAATGGAGACCCGAGTTGTCCCGATGCGAGTGGGGATGCGACCGATGTCGTGGGTCGGCAACTGCGTCTCGATCGGATTGTCCGCTGGTTTTGTCGAACCGCTGGAGTCCACCGGGATCTTCTTGGTCCAGCGCGCCCTGGACGAATTGGTGGAGTGTTTGCCGACGACGATCTTGCCAGGTGTCTTTGACAAACGCTCCTGCGACACCCAATCATTCAACACACGGATGACGGAGGTTTACGCTCAGGTGCGTGACTTTGTGCTGATGCACTATGTCGTTTCACAGCGCCGCGACACGGCGTTTTGGAAAGAAGCTGCGACGGTCGCGTTGCCTGACTCTCTAGCGAGGTTGCTGGAGGAATACACTCGCACAGGCCGAGTCCTGATGCCACAGCGTGATCCCACGTTCCTGGACGTGAACCACCACTACATTCTCAGTCCAGCAGGCGTTCAACCAGGTTGTTTGCCAGGAGCACGCGACTCCCAACCAGGGACAGCCCAATTCCTGGAGCACATTCGCTCGACGCACACTGAGATCGCCATGCGACTTCCTTCCCACGCGTCGCTCATCGATACGATCCATCCGTAG
- a CDS encoding Lpg1974 family pore-forming outer membrane protein, with translation MTQKIDWVGITSRCLVGANLLVIGWSFSGKASAQSPQNDSPASGYSSSFDSVTDLPANEIDDLIDQASYAQWTEAAAADGGVTIHNGADSSIQLMNLERRLAQQESQLARLQNGPARPGKLFARYESVIVQPVQSNQTALIVQTGDEEFATVMFPWEMKHSPRVTLGYEPPSNGVGWQLRYWQFDHGQSFVASEDNGIIQPGWRADVPYLVEDGDVALGVQLFEEGTFTSRVRADVIDLEVSRNLIQPVDAFIGMRYGKFSQTYSAVTDEGSVNAITEFRGLGPTMALRLRQTLPLDRLAMFGTLRGAMLYGKKDFLGRESNFGNTQHVNGIDLRSYDEGVNSFAGSLEMQVGVEYTITDHFTTFVAFEGQHHSSVGGVNPPATMEGRDGDVTGDSVLDDDLSFVGLTTGIQLQY, from the coding sequence ATGACTCAAAAAATTGATTGGGTTGGCATCACTTCCCGATGCCTCGTTGGGGCCAATCTGCTGGTCATTGGATGGTCGTTTTCTGGCAAAGCGTCGGCTCAGTCACCGCAGAACGATTCGCCGGCGAGTGGGTATTCCAGTTCATTCGATAGCGTGACGGATCTGCCGGCGAACGAGATCGATGACCTGATCGACCAGGCGTCTTACGCTCAGTGGACGGAAGCAGCTGCCGCTGATGGCGGGGTGACCATTCACAATGGTGCCGATTCGTCGATTCAATTGATGAATCTGGAACGCCGGCTGGCCCAACAGGAATCGCAACTCGCTCGATTGCAGAATGGGCCTGCTCGGCCGGGCAAGCTGTTTGCACGCTATGAAAGCGTGATTGTGCAGCCCGTGCAGAGCAATCAAACCGCCTTGATCGTCCAAACAGGCGACGAAGAGTTCGCAACGGTCATGTTTCCATGGGAAATGAAGCACAGTCCCCGTGTCACGCTTGGTTACGAACCACCAAGCAACGGTGTCGGATGGCAACTTCGATACTGGCAGTTCGATCACGGCCAGTCCTTTGTTGCCAGTGAAGACAACGGCATCATCCAGCCGGGATGGCGAGCCGATGTGCCCTACCTCGTCGAAGACGGTGACGTCGCTTTGGGCGTGCAGCTCTTTGAAGAAGGCACCTTCACCAGCCGCGTTCGAGCGGATGTGATCGACCTGGAGGTCTCCCGCAACTTGATCCAACCCGTCGACGCATTCATCGGGATGCGATACGGCAAGTTCAGCCAAACGTACTCCGCCGTGACCGATGAAGGGTCCGTCAACGCAATCACCGAATTCCGAGGGCTTGGTCCTACAATGGCTCTGCGTCTGCGGCAGACATTGCCGCTGGATCGCTTGGCGATGTTCGGAACATTACGTGGGGCGATGTTGTATGGCAAAAAAGACTTTTTGGGACGAGAGTCCAACTTTGGCAACACACAACACGTCAACGGAATCGATTTGCGATCGTATGACGAAGGCGTGAATTCCTTTGCCGGCAGTCTCGAAATGCAAGTCGGCGTTGAATACACAATCACGGATCACTTCACGACCTTTGTTGCCTTTGAAGGCCAGCATCATTCCAGCGTCGGCGGTGTCAATCCACCGGCCACGATGGAGGGCCGCGACGGTGACGTGACTGGTGACAGTGTCCTGGACGACGACCTCAGCTTCGTCGGGCTGACCACCGGCATCCAGTTGCAATACTGA
- a CDS encoding DUF3565 domain-containing protein: MKNPDEETIPQAITGFHTDDEGHWVAQLACGHNQHVRHSPPLVSRHWVLTQTGRDAMIGYELGCKRCIDQSPPDDRLGQPSG, encoded by the coding sequence ATGAAGAACCCTGATGAGGAAACCATTCCACAAGCCATCACTGGTTTCCACACCGACGATGAAGGCCACTGGGTAGCTCAACTTGCCTGCGGCCACAACCAGCACGTCCGCCACTCGCCGCCCTTGGTCAGCCGTCATTGGGTGCTCACGCAGACGGGCCGCGACGCAATGATCGGGTATGAACTGGGATGCAAAAGGTGCATCGACCAATCCCCTCCCGACGATCGCCTTGGCCAACCATCGGGATGA
- a CDS encoding transposase has protein sequence MTVERPQRLKRLPAEYYRGEAWVHWVCTIDGRRTGWLDARFLYKMRELLTHAAFRYQIACPIYCLMPDHIHLLWAGLADDSDQLPAMKAFRLNSNDCLKRVGHQFQLQPYDHVLKDHELERGAIESTMEYIARNPERKGLVKTDHFQTYPYTGCLLPGAPRIRLFGEAGWDEVWQTLSFLKRTACFRRPDPKYL, from the coding sequence ATGACTGTCGAGCGTCCGCAACGGCTAAAACGATTGCCGGCTGAGTATTACCGGGGCGAAGCATGGGTGCATTGGGTGTGCACGATTGACGGTCGTCGTACCGGTTGGCTCGACGCTCGATTTCTCTACAAGATGAGAGAATTGCTGACCCACGCCGCCTTCCGCTATCAGATCGCTTGTCCGATCTATTGTTTGATGCCCGACCACATCCACCTTCTGTGGGCAGGGCTCGCCGATGACTCGGATCAGTTGCCCGCCATGAAAGCGTTTCGCTTGAATTCAAACGACTGCTTGAAACGAGTCGGGCATCAATTCCAATTGCAACCGTACGATCATGTTCTGAAGGACCATGAACTGGAGCGTGGTGCGATCGAATCCACCATGGAATACATCGCCAGAAATCCCGAACGGAAAGGCTTGGTCAAGACAGATCATTTCCAGACCTACCCGTACACCGGATGCCTATTGCCTGGCGCACCACGCATTCGGCTGTTTGGTGAAGCGGGCTGGGACGAAGTTTGGCAAACGCTTTCTTTTTTGAAAAGAACGGCCTGCTTCCGTCGCCCTGATCCCAAATACTTGTAA
- a CDS encoding PGPGW domain-containing protein: MNFLNDLYDQLLEHKGAMQWAAVISAVVFVGSLLSVPFLVVRIPADYFAKPHRPRTLFADQHPLLRWSGLILKNLMGASLLLAGIAMLILPGQGLLTVAIGVLLLDFPGKHQLEAKLIRFPPVGKSIHWLRKKANAPPLVIEPHSPPATDHQEEPARCMPSDAPSATGDTNASDQ, translated from the coding sequence ATGAACTTTTTGAACGACCTCTACGACCAGCTCCTGGAACACAAAGGTGCCATGCAGTGGGCCGCGGTCATCTCTGCCGTGGTTTTCGTTGGCAGTCTTCTCAGCGTGCCTTTTCTGGTGGTCCGAATCCCGGCTGACTACTTCGCCAAACCACACCGGCCCCGAACCCTGTTTGCGGATCAGCATCCGTTGCTACGATGGTCAGGGCTGATCCTCAAGAACTTGATGGGCGCGTCGTTGCTGCTTGCCGGAATTGCCATGCTGATCCTTCCCGGCCAGGGGTTGCTGACCGTCGCGATCGGTGTCCTGTTGCTGGACTTTCCGGGAAAGCATCAATTGGAAGCCAAACTCATTCGCTTTCCACCGGTCGGCAAATCCATCCACTGGCTTCGCAAGAAAGCGAACGCGCCACCGTTGGTGATCGAGCCCCACTCGCCACCCGCCACCGACCACCAGGAAGAACCTGCCAGATGCATGCCCAGCGACGCCCCATCCGCAACCGGCGACACGAACGCCAGCGATCAATGA
- a CDS encoding exo-alpha-sialidase encodes MKSLPPALFVAFVPLILVLAILPGEITASAMEQDAGALEERGSHRWSPIYLTANDLSIATGKPSLVLMSSGSTHVPVWSLSGGTVGQSIAGIVNGLPDECRAVKVEIVVTSTDAGTNPDVEDVYRVHLSQMVDDAPFTSRYALGKPVRTPLPAGPLHSRTIVLESYYEVVPNAPLTVRIQREPGLPGDTFTRPTGLAVVKVTPLSALAKAHVVQDVRGYNSWPMTQAIGDILVCTYSRGSAHSIGEDARAVYARTSTDGGKTWTAETVVANTPGFGEVTVGKGLDSTGAMLLWVRRVGKQRHHDLYRTTDGVTFTLVATPELATQPMQITDVFAVPEVGLMALWFAGNYSDKAVHSWGVMTSSDDGVTWTQTAVESGLLKADWPTEPSAVYLGDGRILAVARTESGPAQFQMVSTDNGATWTRQQTNISDIYASTPSLILDAETGWLSNYYYERGRGILRRRVVDPDVVFDHPLHWPASEAVATGSPLPWDSGNANATVIGDTHHVSFYSGKAPDTAVMVSEFPEPTAGKIHPSTNGPKR; translated from the coding sequence ATGAAATCGTTGCCGCCTGCTCTTTTTGTCGCGTTCGTTCCTCTGATCCTGGTTCTGGCGATTCTGCCCGGGGAAATCACTGCGTCTGCGATGGAGCAAGACGCAGGCGCACTCGAAGAACGGGGCTCCCATCGATGGTCTCCGATCTATCTGACCGCGAATGATCTGTCGATCGCAACGGGGAAGCCTTCGCTCGTTCTGATGTCGAGTGGATCGACGCACGTTCCCGTGTGGTCTTTGTCCGGCGGCACCGTGGGGCAATCGATTGCCGGCATCGTTAACGGGCTTCCCGACGAGTGCCGCGCGGTGAAGGTCGAGATCGTGGTGACCTCCACCGACGCGGGAACCAACCCGGACGTGGAGGATGTTTATCGGGTTCACTTGTCGCAAATGGTGGACGATGCGCCGTTCACATCGCGATACGCCTTGGGCAAACCAGTGCGAACACCGCTTCCCGCCGGTCCGCTTCATTCCCGCACCATCGTTCTGGAGTCCTACTACGAAGTGGTTCCCAACGCGCCCCTGACGGTGCGGATTCAGCGGGAACCTGGCTTGCCCGGCGACACGTTCACCCGCCCCACTGGTTTGGCGGTTGTGAAGGTGACGCCCTTGAGCGCTCTCGCGAAAGCTCATGTCGTGCAGGATGTGCGTGGCTACAACTCGTGGCCGATGACTCAGGCCATAGGCGACATACTGGTCTGCACCTATAGCCGGGGATCAGCGCATTCGATCGGAGAGGACGCTCGCGCCGTGTATGCACGGACTTCGACCGATGGCGGAAAAACGTGGACGGCGGAAACGGTCGTCGCGAACACGCCTGGCTTCGGTGAAGTCACGGTCGGGAAAGGCCTGGATTCCACGGGGGCGATGCTGCTGTGGGTGCGCCGCGTCGGCAAGCAGCGACATCACGACCTCTACCGCACCACCGATGGCGTGACCTTCACGCTTGTGGCGACTCCTGAACTCGCCACACAACCGATGCAGATCACGGATGTCTTCGCGGTCCCCGAGGTGGGGTTGATGGCCTTGTGGTTCGCGGGGAACTACAGCGACAAAGCGGTTCACTCCTGGGGCGTGATGACCAGCAGCGATGACGGTGTCACCTGGACGCAGACTGCCGTCGAGTCCGGGTTGTTGAAAGCAGACTGGCCCACCGAACCCTCCGCTGTTTACCTCGGCGATGGCAGGATCCTTGCTGTTGCGCGAACGGAAAGCGGGCCAGCTCAATTCCAGATGGTCTCGACGGACAACGGTGCCACGTGGACGCGCCAGCAAACCAACATCAGCGACATTTACGCCTCCACACCCAGCCTCATCCTCGACGCCGAAACCGGTTGGTTGAGTAACTATTATTACGAACGTGGCCGCGGCATCCTCCGGCGTCGAGTCGTTGATCCGGACGTTGTCTTCGACCATCCGCTGCATTGGCCCGCTTCGGAGGCAGTCGCCACCGGCAGTCCGCTTCCGTGGGATTCGGGCAACGCCAACGCCACCGTGATTGGGGACACCCACCACGTCTCCTTTTACTCTGGAAAGGCGCCTGACACAGCGGTCATGGTTTCGGAGTTTCCCGAACCCACGGCAGGAAAGATCCACCCCAGCACCAACGGTCCCAAGAGATAG